DNA from Drosophila suzukii chromosome 2R, CBGP_Dsuzu_IsoJpt1.0, whole genome shotgun sequence:
TGCTCATCGGTGCTCAGGTGAGAATGCCAAGTCCACAGAGAAGCAGCTTACATAATCTGGAAAACGAATCCCCCAGGCGTTCCCGGCAATTGAACCAGTCAAGAGCTCCAACGAGCTCACCTGGCAGTCCCTGTTCTTCGATGCTCTGACTGGAAACCTGCAGGAGCCCCAGGCTGATGAGCTCATCAACTTGGAAGAGTGCACTGCTCTCTACACGGTGGATAACATTGAGATTCTGTTGACGGCTAGCtacaagattcgtcgttgCAACAATGTGGAGTCCAGGGATATCGAGAGATACTTGGAACGTCACGACGCCATCTACACGAAGCACAACTTCGAAAGGGAGTTGCTTTCCTGCCACACCCGCGATTGCTACGTGGATACCGTAAGTTGTTAAAGTGGTTTAACTTTCCTCAGAAACTATAGCTATGGATACCCTACCGAATAGGTTCTGAATCTGTTCAGCTCGGTGAGTCGCAACCGCTACGATCATCGTCGCCGCAGGGCCTGCGTTCTCCGTGAGGTGGAGAGGGCAGCCGTTAAGCTGGATGCTGCCTCCATCGCTTTGGCCAACTGTCTTGCCCAGGCCCAGCCTCAACCCCAGCCACCCCAGAACAGCACTGTGCCCCCTCCGCCCCAGAACACCACCGCCGGTGGACCTGGATTGAACAGGACTCAATGGCCCAATACCAACACCACCCCCAACTTTACCACAACTGCCCTCCCCCCATGGTGGGGAAACAGCTCTACCCAAGTTCCCTCGGAAAACACGACAGCTCTACCTCCATGGTGGGGCAACAGCACTACCAGCAGACCCTCGGGAAACACGACAGCTCTACCTCCATGGTGGGGAAACAACTCTACCCAAGTTCCCTCGGGAAACACCACAGATCTACCTCCATGGTGGGGAAACAACTCTACCCAAGTTCCCTCGGGAAACACGACAGCTCTACCTCCTTGGTGGGGAAACAACTCTACCCAAGTTCCCTCGGGAAACACGACAGCTCTACCTCCATGGTATGGCAACAGCACTACCAGCAGACCCTCGGGAAATACGACAGCTCTACCTCCATGGTGGGGAAACAACACTACCCAAGTTCCCTCGGAAAACACGACAGCTCTACCTCCATGGTGGGGAAACAACTCTACCCAAGTTCCCTCCGGAAACACGACAGCTCTACCTCCATGGTGGGGCAACAGCACTACCAGCAGACCCTCGGGAAACACGACAGCTCTACCTCCATGGTGGGGCAACAACTCTACCCAAGTTCCCTCGGGAAACACCACAGATCTACCTCCATGGTGGGGAAACAACTCTACCCAAGTTCCTTCGGGAAACACCACAGATCTACCTCCATGGTGGGGAAACAACTCTACCCAAGTTCCCTCGGGAAACACCACAGCTCTACCTCCATGGTATGGCAACAGCACTACCAGCAGACCCTCGGGAAACACGACAGCTCTACCTCCATGGTGGGGCAACAACTCTACCCAAGTTCCCTCGGGAAACACGACAGCTCTACCTCCATGGTGGGGAAACAACACTAGTAACGGACCATGGGGAAACAACTCTGCCCAAGGACCCTTGAGAAACACAACAGCTCTTCCTCCATGGTGGGGAAACAACTCTACTAGCGGACTATTGGAAAACAACTCTACCCAAGTACCCCCGGAAAACGCAACTCTACCTCCATGGTGGGGCAACAACACTAGTGACGGACCATGGGGAAACAACTCTACCCAAGTGGGAAACACGACAGCTCTACCTCCATGGTGGGGAAACAACACTAGTAACGGACCATGGGGAAACAACTCTACCCAAGGACCCAACTGGTGGAACAGCACCACTCTTGGCCCCGTGAACAGCACCACTGAGAATCCTTGGCTCGGAAACTCCACCCAGGGACCCTGGAACACCACCACCGCTGACGACAGGTCCACCACCCAGGGCAACTGGTTCGATCATCTGATGCACGAGCTTGGAAACCTCTTCTAGACCTTAAAATCCAGAAGAAGCTCACCCCAACTGTTTGGGGGGTTTGGTCAGTAGTCTAAGCTTTAGGccagcaaataaataaacttatCAGCATTGAAAAGCTTTTGCGATTATGCTCGATTGGAGGGCCAATCAATGCGGGCGGGTTGATAAGTTGATAAGCCATCTCCTCCAATGGGAAGTTGGGGGGCAGAGGCACCGCAAATTAGATGGAGACCGCAGCCACCCACTGGGATCTAGGATAAAGAGTCCCGGGGCCTCGGGGCCGGACTGATTAAGATTTATTAGCCAGCTGCGGAGACCACGTGTCGCAGATGGCTGGGGGAAAATGATGGATTTCAGTGAGACGTCAGCAAAATATTGCCGATACTCCGGACGCGGCCTTGAGTTCTGGAAAGGGTGGCATATCCCTCCGGCTCGACGAAAAAACCCGCATACATAACGAGCTTCGAAGCTCCATAATTAGTTAGGATCTAGCGATGGGGGCCTTCAGTAATGAGCTGTCTGCCTTTGTGTTGTGCTTCCAGCTAAACCAATAAAATAATCATAGATTAAGTAAACGTTATTGGTCAGGCAGAAATCACAGAGACACTCTGGCAAAGGAGTAGAGCCGCCGGCCAAAGGTTGAATAATTGCAGGGGGCTGACATTTGCATAACCTCCTGTCTGCCAGTCGAACTGTCCTacggtggtggtggtggtggtagGGAGGGCCCACTGTGGTCCTGCCACACAAAGGGAGCCTGACCTAAACAATGGAAGTATGCGCAAAACTTTTAACCTCAGCGCCAGTAGATAAATCAACCTGGATCATCACCCACAGCATTCGTTGTCAGCACACACCTTCATTGTGTGTCCTGCGAAGGGTAAATCCCCGCCAGACACAACTGCACTGGGCCAAAAGTAGGCTATATAAGGTTGTAACTTGTATTTGATTGAGGGAAAAATTTAAGTTATATGACTTGTGGAATATTCAAGATACAATAGCAATATTGCAAGAACCATTTTTGTTAAACTCAGAAAGAAACACTTGAGGATCAATTTGATATTGGTAACTTTATTaggtattattaatttctcTTGAAAATAGTATCTCTCTCACAAAGAGAGTGAAAAGAGCGAGATAGCGCCTAAGATTACTCTAGGTAAGAGCAAGAAAACAATACTTGAAACTctccaaaataaaaaaaattttaatcaaATCTCAATCAATATCCCTGCGGAAGATTTAAGACCAACAGttcctaaaaaaagttttttctaaaacaaatttataacttGTAAGAATATGTAATTCTAAAACACCCAAAAATCGTCAAGTTATTGTCGTACCTAATGTACCTCACTTAATTTCCTCCTTAACAACTCTGCCTAGAAACCCCtattttttcccagtgcagcCACTCACAGTTGCATTGGTTTGCAGGAGCTGCCAGTAACATTTACGCCGCTGGGAGTGTGTGTGCTCAAACATTTTCCCACACTGACCGGGGCACTGCAGAGGTATATGTATACGTAGCTATAGCTATAAATTGCACCAGGACCTTTACTCACCGCGCCTGTGTGCGTGGAGTGTTTGCCTGTGTGTGGGTCAATATTTTTTCATGTTAATTCAACTTGCATGGGTGCGCCACACGGGGGGCGAATGTGTGATGGTGATGAGGCGAGTCCCGGGCTCGGACCCCTGGAATGTAAATCAAGGCGGTCCCCCAGTCCGGATCAGATTCCGCAACCGAATCCCAATCCGAATCTCGAGACTCCTGCTCTCTTTCGCTTTCGCTTTAACTTTTGGCCCCTGGACCGTAAAAAGTTTTAATGGAAATGCTTGAAATTAAGTGATCAATTAACATTAATTGCCGCATGCAGGGCGAAACTTCATAAAAACGCCCGGTCCTAGGTGATTAGATTAAAGACAAAGGATTGACCCTTTGGAAATCAAAAGTTTCCATGGCCTGCGAGCCCAAACATATAACACTAAAGCCAACGATGAGCGTTACGATGTTCCTGGCTAAATTGCCAATTAAGATTTCCAGCGATACTAGCCGTGCAAAACTGAAAAGACCGAGAAGATGGCCAACTGGAAATTAGTAAGTCATTAAAGGGCAAGAGGAGAGAGCATCCTTAAAGTCCTGAAAGTCCTGAAAGGGGGCGCAAAAGGTGCGCGGGGGCGTGGCCGTTGTGGGAGACAGAACAGCTGACAGGCTGACGTTTGGGTAACTAATAGGCCTTATTTGCATGTTAATTGCTCTCGACTAAGTCAACACCAACAGGAGTGGCAACAGCAGCAGGGTAAACGATGGCATAAAAGTATTATAATAACAGAAGCACAATTTTCCGGGCAGCAAGAATAACGAGGAGCTGAGGAAAAGCACCGACAGACTGAGGAGCTGGGAAACAAACTCACGTTTTGCATTAATTTTCAGCGCAGCAGCGGCGGAAAAGTGTCGCCCAAAAGTAGGCAACACTCCTCTAATGAACCCATTAAAATTTACCAGGCCAATAAAATTATGCTGCCATTTTTCGGCAGCACcaacgtatatatatatatatatatgttacCAAAACCACCACATTGTAACCCAGCATTGATGTCTCTTTGTCTCTTTGGCTGATAAATCGCTGGCATCACACTCCCTGATTTTGGCCATAATTGTTTGTACTTCGCTTTCGCAGCACACATGCTGCGCGAATCTCGTATTTCACAGCCAGCCCGCAAACTATTTGCCTAATGACAACACATAAAGCAGCGTGCCACATTCTCCACAAacccaaataaataaatactttttccCCTCTTCCGCCTTCGTTt
Protein-coding regions in this window:
- the LOC108008573 gene encoding uncharacterized protein, with amino-acid sequence MEVLCKILTVCLLLIGAQAFPAIEPVKSSNELTWQSLFFDALTGNLQEPQADELINLEECTALYTVDNIEILLTASYKIRRCNNVESRDIERYLERHDAIYTKHNFERELLSCHTRDCYVDTVLNLFSSVSRNRYDHRRRRACVLREVERAAVKLDAASIALANCLAQAQPQPQPPQNSTVPPPPQNTTAGGPGLNRTQWPNTNTTPNFTTTALPPWWGNSSTQVPSENTTALPPWWGNSTTSRPSGNTTALPPWWGNNSTQVPSGNTTDLPPWWGNNSTQVPSGNTTALPPWWGNNSTQVPSGNTTALPPWYGNSTTSRPSGNTTALPPWWGNNTTQVPSENTTALPPWWGNNSTQVPSGNTTALPPWWGNSTTSRPSGNTTALPPWWGNNSTQVPSGNTTDLPPWWGNNSTQVPSGNTTDLPPWWGNNSTQVPSGNTTALPPWYGNSTTSRPSGNTTALPPWWGNNSTQVPSGNTTALPPWWGNNTSNGPWGNNSAQGPLRNTTALPPWWGNNSTSGLLENNSTQVPPENATLPPWWGNNTSDGPWGNNSTQVGNTTALPPWWGNNTSNGPWGNNSTQGPNWWNSTTLGPVNSTTENPWLGNSTQGPWNTTTADDRSTTQGNWFDHLMHELGNLF